In one window of Limnohabitans sp. MORI2 DNA:
- a CDS encoding isochorismatase family protein has protein sequence MLLDDQESQLVLVDYQARLMPAIFEADLVLANAMRLAQSAHWMEVPTYGTEQNPDKLGQNPAELRALCRRTIAKMSFSACADGLSELLRPAARAPAGNARSLPKHLQKAVPQEPTRQSIVIAGCEAHICLLQTALDLLEEEYSVWVVTDACGSRTERNRDAAFDRLAGAGAELVTTEMVLFEWLRTAEADPFREIQALVK, from the coding sequence ATGTTGCTCGACGACCAAGAATCCCAACTCGTGCTGGTGGACTACCAAGCCCGCCTGATGCCCGCCATTTTTGAAGCTGATTTGGTGCTGGCCAACGCGATGCGTCTGGCGCAATCGGCGCATTGGATGGAAGTGCCGACCTACGGCACAGAGCAAAACCCAGACAAGCTGGGTCAAAACCCAGCAGAGTTGCGTGCCTTGTGCCGCCGCACCATTGCGAAGATGAGCTTTAGTGCTTGTGCGGACGGATTGAGCGAACTGTTACGTCCGGCAGCACGCGCACCCGCTGGCAATGCCCGCAGCTTGCCTAAGCATTTACAAAAGGCCGTGCCGCAAGAGCCCACCCGTCAAAGCATTGTGATTGCGGGTTGTGAGGCGCATATTTGCTTGCTGCAAACCGCATTGGATTTGCTGGAAGAAGAGTATTCCGTTTGGGTGGTCACGGATGCCTGCGGTTCTCGTACTGAGCGCAACCGCGATGCGGCCTTTGACCGATTGGCTGGCGCTGGGGCTGAGTTGGTCACGACCGAGATGGTGCTGTTTGAATGGCTGCGTACCGCAGAGGCTGACCCGTTCAGAGAAATCCAAGCCTTGGTGAAATAA
- a CDS encoding C40 family peptidase — MLKRLLLILCCVASAHAAPSNNAADDIERYLAERGIVAQMDQMRQSVGDKASDLVGNAMTFLGVPYRRGGTNAATGFDCSGFVRSMFEQTVGKVLPRRASEQAAVTEKIDKQDLKPGDLVFFNTMRQTFSHVGIYVGDNKFIHSPRPGKQVRVEDMRDAYWERRFTGARRVPATGNDN; from the coding sequence ATGTTGAAACGTCTCCTCCTCATCCTTTGCTGCGTCGCCAGTGCACATGCTGCACCGTCGAACAATGCGGCAGACGATATTGAGCGCTATTTGGCCGAGCGCGGCATCGTCGCGCAAATGGACCAGATGCGTCAATCGGTGGGAGATAAGGCCTCTGATTTGGTCGGTAACGCCATGACCTTCTTGGGCGTTCCTTACCGTCGCGGCGGAACCAATGCAGCCACAGGCTTTGACTGCAGCGGTTTTGTACGCTCCATGTTCGAACAAACTGTGGGCAAAGTACTGCCCCGCCGCGCCAGCGAGCAAGCAGCAGTCACAGAAAAAATCGACAAACAAGACCTGAAGCCTGGCGACTTGGTGTTCTTCAACACCATGCGTCAAACCTTCAGCCATGTAGGGATTTATGTGGGTGATAACAAGTTCATTCACTCACCTCGCCCCGGCAAGCAAGTCCGCGTCGAAGATATGCGTGATGCTTATTGGGAGCGTCGTTTTACGGGCGCGCGCCGCGTGCCTGCAACTGGCAACGACAACTAA
- a CDS encoding 2-oxoglutarate dehydrogenase E1 component — protein MSETTVYQAYSGNTHLFGGNTPYVEEMYENYLANPGSVPDSWREYFDALSHVPAVDGSNAKDVPHLPVINAFAERAKAGGTKVVMASENAEMGRKRTAVQQLIAAYRNVGQRWADLDPLKRTERPHIPDLDPAFYGFTDADQETVFDTSNTFFGKNSMSLRELLNALRETYCGTLGAEFMYTSEMGEKRWWQEKLESIRSKPNFNSDQKKTILEHLTAAEGLERYLHTKYVGQKRFSLEGGESFIAAMDELIEQAGIKGIQEVVIGMAHRGRLNVLVNTMRKLPADLFAEFDHTAPEDLPAGDVKYHQGFSSDVSTKGGPVHLSLAFNPSHLEIVNPVVEGSVRARMDRRADPTGSQVLPVLVHGDSAFGGQGVNQETLCLAQTRGYTTGGTVHIIVNNQIGFTTSDPRDMRSSVFCTDIVKMVEAPVLHVNGDDPEAVVLATQLALEYRMTFRKDVVIDIVCFRKLGHNEQDTPALTQPLMYKKIAAHPGTRKLYADKLATQGLGETLGDEMVKAYRAALDAGKHLDDPVLTNFKTKYTVDWSPFMGKKWTDAGDTAIPMTEWKRLAERITTIPDSVTPHALVKKVYDDRAAMGRGEINVDWGMGEHMAFASLVASGYPVRLSGEDCGRGTFTHRHAVIHDQKREKWDTGTYVALQHVTENQAPFTVIDSILSEEAVLGFEYGYASNDPNTLVIWEAQFGDFANGAQVVIDQFIASGEVKWGRVNGLTVMLPHGYEGQGPEHSSARLERFMQLAADTNMQIVQPTTASQIFHVLRRQMVRDLRKPLIIFTPKSLLRNKDATSPVSEFTKGGFQTVIPENKALKADKVKRVLVCSGKVYYDLVKKREELGADDVAILRVEQLYPFPHKAFAAELKKYPNATELVWTQDEPQNQGAWFFVQHYIHENMLPGQKLGYSGRAASASPAVGYSHLHQEQQKSLVEGAFAKLKGFVLTK, from the coding sequence ATGAGTGAGACAACCGTCTACCAAGCCTATTCAGGCAATACCCATCTCTTCGGGGGCAACACCCCTTACGTCGAAGAGATGTATGAAAACTACCTAGCCAACCCAGGCAGCGTGCCCGATTCATGGCGCGAGTACTTTGACGCGTTGTCACATGTGCCCGCAGTCGATGGCTCTAACGCCAAAGACGTGCCTCACTTGCCCGTCATCAACGCGTTTGCTGAACGCGCCAAAGCCGGCGGCACCAAAGTTGTCATGGCCAGCGAAAACGCTGAAATGGGCCGCAAGCGCACTGCTGTGCAGCAGCTCATTGCCGCTTACCGCAACGTGGGCCAACGCTGGGCAGACCTCGATCCACTCAAGCGCACCGAGCGTCCTCATATTCCTGATCTCGACCCCGCTTTCTACGGCTTCACCGACGCCGACCAAGAAACCGTGTTCGACACCAGCAACACTTTCTTCGGCAAGAACAGCATGTCTTTGCGCGAGCTGCTCAACGCTTTGCGTGAAACCTACTGCGGTACCTTGGGCGCCGAGTTCATGTACACCTCAGAAATGGGTGAAAAGCGTTGGTGGCAAGAGAAGTTGGAAAGCATCCGCAGCAAGCCCAACTTCAACTCTGACCAAAAGAAAACCATCCTTGAGCACTTGACAGCTGCAGAAGGCTTGGAGCGTTATCTCCACACCAAGTATGTGGGTCAAAAGCGCTTCTCTCTCGAAGGTGGCGAAAGCTTCATCGCTGCGATGGATGAGCTGATTGAACAAGCCGGTATCAAAGGCATTCAAGAAGTTGTGATTGGCATGGCCCACCGCGGTCGTTTGAACGTGTTGGTCAACACCATGCGCAAGTTGCCTGCCGACTTGTTTGCCGAGTTCGATCACACCGCCCCCGAAGACCTGCCAGCCGGCGACGTGAAATACCACCAAGGCTTCAGCTCTGATGTGTCCACCAAAGGCGGCCCCGTGCACTTGTCTTTGGCGTTTAACCCCTCTCACCTGGAAATCGTCAACCCCGTGGTGGAAGGTTCTGTACGCGCTCGCATGGACCGCCGCGCTGACCCAACAGGTAGCCAAGTGTTGCCCGTGTTGGTCCACGGTGACTCCGCTTTCGGCGGCCAAGGCGTGAACCAAGAAACCTTGTGCTTGGCCCAAACCCGTGGTTACACCACGGGCGGCACAGTGCACATCATTGTGAACAACCAGATCGGTTTCACCACCTCTGACCCACGCGACATGCGCTCAAGCGTGTTCTGTACCGACATCGTCAAGATGGTCGAAGCGCCTGTGTTGCATGTCAACGGTGATGATCCAGAAGCCGTCGTGTTGGCCACACAGTTGGCCCTCGAGTACCGCATGACCTTCCGCAAGGACGTGGTCATCGACATCGTGTGTTTCCGCAAGTTGGGCCACAACGAACAAGATACCCCAGCGCTGACTCAGCCGCTGATGTACAAAAAAATCGCCGCTCACCCTGGCACACGCAAGCTGTACGCCGACAAGTTGGCTACGCAAGGCTTGGGTGAGACGCTGGGCGACGAGATGGTCAAGGCCTACCGCGCCGCTTTGGACGCCGGCAAGCACTTGGACGATCCCGTTTTGACCAACTTCAAGACCAAGTACACCGTGGACTGGTCTCCCTTCATGGGCAAGAAGTGGACAGACGCTGGTGACACCGCCATTCCGATGACCGAGTGGAAGCGCTTGGCCGAAAGAATCACCACCATCCCAGACTCTGTGACGCCTCACGCTTTGGTGAAGAAGGTGTACGACGACCGCGCAGCCATGGGCCGTGGCGAGATCAATGTCGACTGGGGCATGGGCGAGCATATGGCTTTCGCATCCTTGGTGGCCAGCGGCTACCCCGTGCGTTTGTCAGGTGAAGATTGCGGCCGTGGTACGTTCACACACCGCCACGCCGTGATTCACGACCAAAAGCGTGAAAAGTGGGACACAGGTACTTACGTTGCTTTGCAACACGTGACTGAAAACCAAGCGCCATTCACCGTGATCGACTCGATCTTGTCTGAAGAAGCGGTGCTCGGTTTTGAGTACGGCTACGCCTCTAACGATCCCAACACCTTGGTGATTTGGGAAGCCCAGTTCGGCGACTTCGCCAACGGCGCGCAAGTGGTGATCGACCAGTTCATCGCCTCGGGCGAAGTGAAGTGGGGCCGTGTGAATGGCTTGACCGTCATGTTGCCTCATGGCTACGAAGGCCAAGGCCCAGAGCACAGCTCTGCACGCCTTGAGCGCTTCATGCAATTGGCTGCTGACACCAACATGCAAATCGTGCAGCCCACCACGGCCAGCCAGATCTTCCACGTGTTGCGTCGCCAAATGGTGCGCGACTTGCGCAAGCCTTTGATCATCTTCACGCCGAAGTCCTTGCTGCGTAACAAAGACGCGACATCGCCTGTGTCTGAGTTCACCAAAGGAGGCTTCCAAACCGTTATTCCAGAAAACAAAGCACTCAAGGCTGACAAGGTCAAGCGCGTGCTGGTGTGTTCTGGCAAGGTTTACTACGACTTGGTCAAAAAGCGTGAAGAGTTGGGCGCTGACGATGTGGCGATTTTGCGCGTCGAACAGCTCTATCCATTCCCACACAAAGCTTTCGCGGCTGAGCTCAAGAAGTACCCCAACGCCACTGAATTGGTGTGGACGCAAGACGAGCCACAAAACCAAGGCGCATGGTTCTTCGTGCAGCACTACATCCACGAAAACATGTTGCCTGGCCAAAAGCTCGGCTACTCAGGTCGCGCCGCTTCTGCGTCGCCAGCCGTGGGTTACTCACACTTGCACCAAGAGCAACAAAAGTCGCTCGTCGAAGGTGCATTCGCCAAGCTCAAGGGCTTTGTGCTGACCAAATAA
- a CDS encoding propionate--CoA ligase — MVAYADFHRRSIEDRDAFWSEQAKLVDWETQPQQICDYSNPPFAKWFVGGKTNICYNAVDRHLKDRADQAALIFVSTETNQEHTYSFRELHAEVQRMAAILKDLGVTKGDRVLIYMPMIAEAAFAMLACTRLGAIHSVVFGGFASHSLATRIEDASPKVIISADAGSRGGKGVPYKPLLDEAINLSAHKPSNVIMVDRKLAAFTPVAGRDVDYATERAKHMDAVVPCEWVESTHPSYTLYTSGTTGKPKGVQRDTGGYTVALAASIPNIYQGKPGETFFCTSDIGWVVGHSYIIYGPLIGGMATIMYEGLPIRPDGGIWWSLVEKYKVSVMFSAPTAIRVLKKQDPALLTKYDLSTLKALFLAGEPLDEPTAKWISEGLNGKAIIDNYWQTETGWPILTICNGVEKAPSKFGSPGKAVYGYNVKLVDDQTGEELTGANQKGVLTIEGPLPPGNLQTIWGDDNRFVNTYWKTVPNKLVYSTFDWAVRDEDGYYFILGRTDDVINVAGHRLGTREIEESISSHPNIAEVAVVGVADQLKGQVAMAFAIAKDASGLTNEAAHKALEAEVMKVVDGQLGAVARPARVIFVTSLPKTRSGKLLRRAIQAVCEKRDPGDLTTIDDPTALQQIKDQIV, encoded by the coding sequence ATGGTTGCGTACGCAGATTTTCACCGCCGTTCGATTGAGGACCGTGATGCTTTTTGGTCTGAACAGGCCAAATTGGTGGACTGGGAAACCCAGCCGCAACAAATCTGCGATTACAGCAACCCGCCTTTTGCCAAGTGGTTCGTGGGTGGCAAAACCAATATTTGCTACAACGCAGTCGACCGTCACTTGAAAGATCGCGCCGATCAAGCGGCGTTGATCTTTGTGTCGACCGAGACCAACCAAGAGCACACCTATAGCTTTCGCGAGTTGCACGCTGAAGTGCAGCGCATGGCCGCGATTTTGAAAGACTTGGGCGTCACCAAGGGTGACCGCGTCTTGATCTACATGCCCATGATTGCCGAAGCGGCATTTGCCATGTTGGCTTGTACCCGTTTGGGTGCTATCCACTCGGTGGTGTTTGGTGGTTTTGCCTCTCATTCTTTGGCCACTCGCATTGAAGATGCTTCGCCTAAAGTCATCATCAGTGCTGATGCGGGTTCACGCGGTGGCAAAGGCGTGCCTTACAAGCCATTGTTGGACGAAGCCATCAACTTGTCGGCACACAAGCCCAGCAACGTCATCATGGTGGACCGCAAGTTGGCGGCTTTCACGCCAGTGGCTGGCCGCGATGTGGACTACGCCACCGAGCGTGCCAAGCACATGGATGCGGTGGTGCCTTGCGAGTGGGTTGAGTCGACTCATCCCAGCTATACCCTGTACACATCGGGCACCACAGGCAAGCCAAAAGGCGTGCAGCGCGACACAGGTGGCTACACCGTGGCATTGGCGGCCAGCATTCCTAACATCTACCAAGGCAAACCTGGTGAGACCTTCTTCTGTACCAGCGACATCGGTTGGGTGGTGGGCCACAGCTACATCATCTACGGCCCACTGATTGGCGGCATGGCCACCATCATGTACGAAGGCCTACCCATCCGCCCAGACGGCGGCATCTGGTGGAGCTTGGTAGAGAAGTACAAAGTCTCGGTCATGTTCAGCGCACCCACGGCGATTCGTGTGCTCAAAAAGCAAGACCCAGCATTGCTCACCAAGTACGACTTGTCCACACTCAAGGCCTTGTTCTTGGCTGGCGAACCTTTGGACGAGCCAACCGCCAAGTGGATTTCTGAAGGACTCAACGGCAAAGCCATCATCGATAACTACTGGCAAACCGAAACTGGTTGGCCTATCTTGACCATTTGCAACGGCGTTGAAAAAGCCCCGAGCAAGTTTGGTTCACCCGGCAAGGCGGTGTACGGCTACAACGTGAAGTTGGTTGACGACCAAACTGGCGAAGAGCTCACAGGCGCCAACCAAAAAGGCGTGTTGACCATTGAAGGCCCACTGCCTCCCGGTAACTTGCAAACCATTTGGGGTGACGACAACCGCTTCGTCAACACCTACTGGAAGACCGTGCCCAACAAGCTCGTGTACAGCACGTTCGACTGGGCTGTGCGTGATGAAGATGGCTACTACTTCATCTTGGGCCGTACCGATGACGTGATCAACGTGGCCGGTCACCGCTTGGGCACCCGCGAAATCGAGGAGAGCATCTCTAGCCATCCCAACATCGCTGAAGTGGCGGTGGTGGGTGTGGCCGATCAGCTCAAAGGTCAAGTGGCCATGGCGTTTGCCATTGCCAAGGACGCTTCTGGTTTGACCAACGAAGCCGCTCACAAAGCTTTGGAAGCCGAAGTCATGAAGGTGGTGGACGGTCAGCTCGGCGCTGTGGCCCGTCCTGCTCGCGTGATCTTCGTCACATCCTTGCCTAAGACCCGCAGCGGCAAGTTGCTGCGCCGTGCCATCCAAGCGGTGTGCGAAAAGCGTGATCCAGGTGACTTGACGACCATCGACGATCCAACCGCTTTGCAACAAATCAAAGACCAAATCGTTTGA
- a CDS encoding RNA pseudouridine synthase: MNSSKSMAKRPTEGERLSKRVMQLRDCSRRDAEQYIEAGFVRVEGVVVQEPQHRVTTQKVTIDANASLLNLMSVTLILNKPAGWTDGLEPAPRGSQDVRNLLTLERHSKYDHSGVRFLKSHLTKLDASVPLEYEATGLIVFTQDFRVQRKLIEDMAFIEQELIVDVRGEVMPDALRPIERAMRDERMRLPEFKISVNSSKRDRSKLRLAVKGSHLGLAVYLCELAGLEILALRRIRMGRVNLGDLEEGAWRYLAEGERF, encoded by the coding sequence ATGAATTCCAGCAAATCCATGGCCAAGCGCCCAACCGAAGGCGAACGCCTTTCCAAACGTGTCATGCAACTGCGCGACTGTTCACGCCGTGACGCAGAGCAGTACATAGAGGCCGGCTTTGTGCGTGTGGAGGGGGTGGTGGTGCAGGAGCCGCAGCATCGCGTAACCACACAAAAAGTGACCATCGATGCAAATGCGAGTTTGCTCAACCTCATGTCGGTCACATTGATTTTGAACAAGCCTGCGGGGTGGACGGATGGCTTAGAGCCTGCTCCCAGAGGCTCCCAAGACGTACGCAACTTGCTCACACTGGAGCGCCACAGCAAGTATGACCACAGTGGTGTGCGTTTCTTAAAAAGTCATTTGACCAAGCTAGATGCCAGTGTGCCGTTGGAGTACGAAGCCACAGGATTGATCGTGTTTACCCAAGACTTTCGGGTGCAGCGCAAATTGATCGAGGACATGGCCTTCATCGAGCAAGAGCTGATCGTGGACGTACGTGGTGAAGTGATGCCTGACGCCTTGCGTCCGATTGAACGTGCCATGCGCGACGAGCGCATGCGTTTGCCCGAATTCAAAATCAGCGTGAACAGCAGCAAGCGCGATCGCAGCAAGCTGCGCTTGGCGGTGAAAGGCTCGCACCTGGGTCTAGCGGTTTACCTGTGTGAACTTGCAGGTTTGGAAATTTTGGCATTGCGCCGCATCCGCATGGGGCGTGTGAATTTGGGGGATTTAGAAGAGGGCGCTTGGCGCTACCTTGCCGAAGGTGAGCGGTTTTAA